A genomic segment from Microbacterium sp. SORGH_AS_0428 encodes:
- a CDS encoding ABC transporter permease, giving the protein MSATTTPAPARRATATDGSYRLSFPRLVRSETLKLLTLRSPWWSIAIVAVLSIGFSLLMAWAITSFDGGPQDDGGSMATMVILAPTTFTMLLAVILGAIQVTGEYSTGMMRSTLTAAPGRLGSLLAKTVVVAGFVFVSSVIIFAIAAAATAPIMARKDLGLDFSNPEVSLLPLLAGALTMAVIAIIGVATGYILRNGPGAIALGVGLVFVLPIVPAFFAALPGWEWIQDAARFLPSNAGQALMGTGGSNQLEPWAAGLTLVAWVVVGLIGASAVLKSRDA; this is encoded by the coding sequence ATGAGCGCCACCACCACCCCCGCCCCCGCGCGTCGCGCCACCGCGACGGACGGTTCGTACCGACTCTCCTTCCCGCGTCTCGTTCGCAGCGAGACGCTCAAGCTCCTGACGCTGCGCTCCCCGTGGTGGTCAATCGCGATCGTCGCCGTGCTCTCGATCGGTTTCTCCCTCCTCATGGCATGGGCGATCACGAGTTTCGACGGCGGGCCCCAGGATGACGGCGGGTCCATGGCCACCATGGTGATCCTGGCCCCCACGACCTTCACGATGCTGCTCGCGGTGATCCTCGGCGCGATCCAGGTGACCGGGGAGTATTCGACCGGCATGATGCGCTCCACTCTCACGGCGGCGCCCGGACGGCTCGGTTCGCTGCTGGCGAAGACGGTCGTGGTCGCCGGATTCGTGTTCGTGTCCAGCGTCATCATCTTCGCCATCGCCGCTGCGGCGACCGCTCCGATCATGGCGCGCAAGGATCTCGGACTCGACTTCTCCAACCCTGAGGTCTCCCTGCTCCCGCTGCTCGCCGGTGCCCTCACCATGGCCGTCATCGCGATCATCGGGGTCGCGACGGGCTACATCCTCCGCAACGGACCCGGCGCGATCGCGCTCGGTGTGGGGCTCGTCTTCGTGTTGCCCATCGTTCCCGCCTTCTTCGCCGCACTGCCCGGCTGGGAGTGGATCCAGGACGCCGCACGTTTCCTGCCCTCGAACGCCGGTCAGGCGCTCATGGGAACGGGCGGCAGCAACCAGCTCGAGCCGTGGGCCGCGGGCCTCACGCTGGTCGCCTGGGTCGTCGTCGGCCTCATCGGCGCGAGCGCCGTCCTGAAGAGCCGCGACGCGTAG
- a CDS encoding ABC transporter ATP-binding protein, with translation MIVAENLTKQFGDKHAVSDVSFTVQPGKVTGFLGPNGAGKSTTMRMIVGLDRPTHGTVTVDGEDYRKMRSPLTRVGVLLDAKAVHTGRSARNHLRALAATHGIPTTRVDEVIALTGLESVAKKRAGGFSLGMGQRLGIAAALLGDPQTLILDEPVNGLDPEGVRWVRQFVRHYASEGRTVLLSSHLMSEMAITADHIIVLGKGRVLADAPVSKLVSEWTSTRIRLRSPRLAELIPLISGAGIEITQTEPGTADVVGALPETVGDAAAAAGIPLHELSPQSGSLEDAYLALTGESVEYKSKDIA, from the coding sequence ATGATCGTCGCAGAGAACCTCACCAAGCAGTTCGGGGACAAGCACGCCGTCTCCGATGTCAGCTTCACCGTCCAACCCGGCAAGGTCACCGGCTTCCTCGGTCCCAACGGCGCCGGCAAGTCCACCACCATGCGCATGATCGTGGGACTCGACCGACCGACGCACGGCACCGTGACCGTCGACGGCGAGGACTACCGCAAGATGCGCTCGCCCCTCACCCGCGTCGGCGTGCTCCTCGACGCCAAGGCCGTGCACACCGGCCGCTCGGCACGCAACCATCTGCGCGCGCTCGCGGCGACGCACGGAATCCCGACCACCCGCGTGGACGAGGTCATCGCCCTGACGGGCCTCGAGTCGGTCGCCAAGAAGCGCGCCGGCGGGTTCTCACTCGGTATGGGCCAGCGCCTCGGCATCGCGGCGGCGTTGCTGGGCGACCCGCAGACGCTGATCCTCGACGAGCCGGTCAACGGCCTCGACCCCGAGGGCGTGCGCTGGGTCCGACAGTTCGTGCGCCACTACGCGAGCGAAGGACGCACCGTTCTGCTCTCCAGCCACCTCATGAGCGAGATGGCGATCACCGCCGACCACATCATCGTGCTGGGCAAGGGTCGCGTCCTCGCGGACGCACCCGTGTCGAAACTGGTATCGGAATGGACGAGCACCCGCATCCGCCTGCGCAGCCCGCGTCTCGCGGAACTCATCCCCCTCATCTCCGGCGCGGGCATCGAGATCACCCAGACCGAGCCCGGAACCGCCGACGTCGTCGGCGCGCTGCCCGAAACCGTCGGCGACGCTGCAGCGGCCGCCGGCATCCCCCTTCACGAGCTGAGCCCGCAGAGCGGCTCGCTCGAAGACGCCTACCTCGCCCTCACCGGCGAATCCGTCGAGTACAAGAGCAAGGACATCGCATGA
- the pepN gene encoding aminopeptidase N: protein MPGENLTRIEAQERRAVVDTESYEIALDLTTGAELFRSTSTIRFAATEGASTFVDLIAERVHRITLNGVDIDTAAFADSRIQLENLAAQNVLTVDADARYTNSGEGLHRFVDPVDGEVYLYSQFEVPDSRRVFAVFEQPDLKATFQFTITAPASWQVVSNSPTPAPAPAGDGVATWTFEPTPRISSYITALIAGPYEVTRSELTSSSGRVIPLGVFARKSLWQYLDADYVFEKTRQGFAYFEEKFGVAYPFAKYDQLFVPEFNAGAMENAGAVTFTETYVFRSKVTDAVKERRVVTILHELAHMWFGDLVTMKWWNDLWLNESFAEWASTIATAEATEWTEAWTTFNAMEKSWAYRQDQLPSTHPVVAEINDLEDVQVNFDGITYAKGGSVLKQLAAWVGVEAFFAGVSAYFQKHAWSNTELPDLLTELEATSGRDLSGWSKKWLETAGVNTLTPAVDESADGTISKFSIIQTAPADYPTIRPHRLGIGFYDLQGDALVRVHHIELDVDGDRTDVAELVGHRRPDLILLNDDDLAYAKIRLDDRSLATAVAHLSKISDPLARSLVWGAAWDQTRDAEASASEYVQLVLGNIASETESTTVRTTLAQLQLTANSYVDPAKRDATRNAVADGLWALAQGAAAGSDSQLQFVTAFASAAATPEHFARVQRLRDGELVLDGLEIDADLSWALLVSLAAGGLVTTADIDSALAADNTAKGGEFAAQAKAALPTAEAKQTAWDALVGSDDLPNTVVRSAAAGFTHPAGRELLAPFVSTYFDMLLPVWESRSYQIANYLIVGLYPAPLADVALRDATRTWLVENREAPAALRRLVAENLAGVERALSVQEADA, encoded by the coding sequence GTGCCTGGAGAGAACCTCACCCGGATCGAGGCGCAGGAGCGCCGCGCGGTCGTCGACACCGAGTCGTACGAGATCGCGCTGGATCTGACCACGGGAGCGGAGCTGTTCCGCTCGACCAGCACCATCCGATTCGCCGCCACCGAGGGCGCTTCGACCTTCGTCGACCTCATCGCCGAGCGCGTGCACCGGATCACCCTCAACGGCGTCGACATTGACACCGCTGCCTTCGCAGACTCCCGCATCCAGCTCGAGAATCTGGCCGCACAGAACGTGCTGACCGTCGACGCAGACGCGCGGTACACCAACAGCGGCGAGGGCCTGCATCGCTTCGTCGACCCGGTCGACGGCGAGGTGTACCTCTACTCGCAGTTCGAGGTGCCCGACTCGCGGCGCGTGTTCGCCGTGTTCGAGCAGCCCGATCTGAAGGCGACGTTCCAGTTCACGATCACCGCTCCCGCTTCGTGGCAGGTCGTCTCCAACTCCCCCACCCCGGCGCCTGCGCCCGCGGGTGACGGCGTCGCGACGTGGACGTTCGAGCCCACGCCCCGTATCTCGTCGTACATCACCGCGCTCATCGCGGGCCCCTACGAGGTCACGCGCTCCGAGCTGACCAGCTCGTCCGGCCGCGTCATCCCCCTGGGCGTCTTCGCACGCAAGAGCCTCTGGCAGTACCTCGACGCCGACTACGTGTTCGAGAAGACCCGGCAGGGCTTCGCGTACTTCGAGGAGAAGTTCGGCGTCGCCTATCCGTTCGCGAAGTACGACCAGCTCTTCGTCCCCGAGTTCAACGCGGGCGCCATGGAGAACGCGGGCGCGGTCACCTTCACGGAGACCTACGTCTTCCGCAGCAAGGTGACGGATGCCGTCAAGGAGCGTCGTGTCGTCACGATCCTCCACGAGCTGGCCCACATGTGGTTCGGCGACCTCGTCACCATGAAGTGGTGGAACGACCTCTGGCTGAACGAGTCGTTCGCCGAGTGGGCATCGACCATCGCCACCGCGGAGGCCACCGAGTGGACCGAGGCATGGACGACGTTCAACGCGATGGAGAAGTCCTGGGCCTATCGCCAGGACCAGCTGCCCTCGACGCACCCCGTCGTCGCGGAGATCAACGACCTGGAGGACGTCCAGGTCAACTTCGACGGCATCACCTACGCCAAGGGCGGCTCCGTCCTGAAGCAGCTCGCCGCGTGGGTCGGCGTCGAGGCGTTCTTCGCCGGCGTGTCCGCCTACTTCCAGAAGCACGCGTGGAGCAACACCGAGCTGCCCGATCTGCTGACGGAGCTCGAGGCCACCAGCGGCCGGGACCTGTCCGGTTGGTCCAAGAAGTGGCTGGAGACGGCCGGGGTCAACACGCTCACTCCCGCCGTGGACGAGTCCGCGGACGGCACGATCAGCAAGTTCTCCATCATCCAGACGGCTCCGGCGGACTACCCCACGATCCGTCCGCACCGTCTCGGCATCGGCTTCTACGACCTACAGGGCGACGCGCTCGTGCGCGTGCACCACATCGAGCTGGATGTCGACGGCGACCGCACCGACGTCGCGGAGCTCGTCGGCCACCGCCGCCCCGACCTCATCCTGCTCAACGACGACGACCTGGCGTACGCCAAGATCCGACTCGATGACCGGTCCTTGGCCACCGCCGTCGCCCACCTCTCGAAGATCAGCGACCCGCTCGCCCGCTCCCTCGTGTGGGGCGCGGCCTGGGATCAGACTCGAGATGCGGAGGCGTCCGCCTCCGAGTACGTGCAGCTCGTCCTCGGCAACATCGCCAGCGAGACCGAGTCCACGACCGTGCGCACGACGCTCGCGCAGCTGCAGCTGACCGCGAACTCCTACGTCGACCCCGCCAAGCGCGATGCCACGCGTAACGCCGTCGCCGACGGCCTCTGGGCCCTCGCGCAGGGCGCCGCCGCGGGAAGCGACAGCCAGCTCCAGTTCGTGACCGCCTTCGCCTCGGCCGCGGCGACCCCCGAACACTTCGCACGCGTGCAGAGGCTCCGCGACGGCGAGCTCGTCCTCGACGGTCTCGAGATCGACGCCGACCTGTCGTGGGCGCTGCTCGTCTCGCTCGCAGCGGGCGGACTGGTCACCACGGCCGACATCGACTCCGCCCTCGCGGCCGACAACACGGCCAAGGGCGGAGAGTTCGCCGCCCAGGCGAAGGCGGCGCTGCCCACGGCAGAGGCCAAGCAGACCGCCTGGGACGCGCTGGTCGGTTCGGACGACCTTCCCAACACCGTCGTGCGCTCGGCCGCCGCGGGCTTCACCCACCCGGCCGGTCGCGAACTGCTGGCGCCGTTCGTGTCCACCTACTTCGACATGCTGCTGCCGGTCTGGGAATCGCGCAGCTACCAGATCGCGAACTACCTCATCGTGGGCCTGTACCCGGCGCCTCTCGCCGATGTCGCGCTGCGCGATGCGACGCGCACCTGGCTCGTCGAGAACCGCGAAGCACCGGCAGCACTGCGCCGTCTGGTCGCCGAGAACCTCGCCGGCGTCGAGCGCGCGCTGTCCGTCCAGGAAGCGGACGCCTGA
- a CDS encoding ferrochelatase yields MTSPEQTPLQTETPGTPVPFASAHAASGPPWVEQPTAYDAVLLAGFGGPEGQDDVIPFLRNVTRGRGIPDERLEEVAHHYRHFGGVSPINAQNRALKAALEAEIARRGLALPVYWGNRNWGPYLEEAVQEAADAGHTTLLAVATSAYSSFSSCRQYREDFARVLDATNLGGRVTIDKVRQFFDHPGFVSTFVEGVREAVSGFLAEGVPAEQIRVLFSTHSIPTADAQRSGPRDRDFGPGGAYEAQHLAVAEVVMAQSAPEIGWKLVYQSRSGPASQPWLEPDINDEITELAAAGVTAVAIVPLGFVSDHMEVLWDLDTEAMETAEEVGIRAVRTPTPGIDPAYVSGLVDLIQERLAGTPADQRPHRTSLGPWFDVCRPGCCENIRAGFKPAAAGIAP; encoded by the coding sequence GTGACTTCCCCTGAACAGACCCCGCTCCAGACCGAGACGCCCGGCACCCCGGTGCCCTTCGCATCGGCGCATGCCGCGAGCGGTCCGCCGTGGGTCGAGCAGCCCACCGCCTACGACGCGGTCCTGCTCGCCGGGTTCGGGGGGCCCGAGGGACAGGACGACGTCATCCCGTTCCTGCGCAACGTGACGCGTGGGCGCGGCATCCCCGACGAGCGTCTGGAAGAAGTGGCGCACCACTATCGCCACTTCGGCGGGGTCAGCCCCATCAACGCGCAGAACCGCGCGCTGAAGGCCGCGCTCGAGGCGGAGATCGCTCGCCGCGGGCTCGCGCTGCCGGTCTACTGGGGCAACCGTAACTGGGGCCCGTACCTGGAGGAGGCCGTGCAGGAGGCGGCGGATGCGGGTCACACCACCCTGCTGGCGGTCGCGACGAGCGCGTACAGCTCCTTCTCGAGCTGCCGCCAGTACCGCGAGGACTTCGCCCGCGTCCTGGATGCGACGAACCTGGGCGGGCGGGTGACGATCGACAAGGTGCGTCAGTTCTTCGACCACCCGGGATTCGTGTCGACGTTCGTCGAGGGCGTGCGCGAGGCCGTCTCGGGCTTCCTGGCCGAGGGCGTGCCCGCCGAGCAGATCCGCGTGCTGTTCTCGACGCACTCCATCCCCACCGCGGATGCGCAGCGCTCCGGCCCGCGGGACCGCGACTTCGGCCCCGGCGGCGCCTACGAGGCTCAGCACCTCGCGGTCGCGGAGGTCGTCATGGCGCAGTCGGCGCCGGAGATCGGGTGGAAGCTCGTCTACCAGTCGCGCTCGGGCCCCGCATCCCAGCCCTGGCTCGAGCCCGACATCAACGACGAGATCACCGAGCTCGCCGCCGCAGGGGTCACCGCCGTGGCCATCGTGCCCCTCGGCTTCGTGAGCGACCACATGGAGGTCCTCTGGGATCTCGACACGGAGGCCATGGAGACGGCGGAGGAGGTCGGCATCCGTGCCGTCCGGACGCCGACGCCGGGCATCGATCCCGCGTACGTGTCGGGGCTCGTCGACCTCATCCAGGAGCGGCTCGCCGGTACACCGGCCGATCAGCGTCCGCACCGCACCTCGCTGGGTCCGTGGTTCGACGTCTGCCGGCCGGGTTGCTGCGAGAACATCAGGGCGGGCTTCAAACCCGCAGCTGCCGGCATCGCCCCGTGA
- a CDS encoding ribose-5-phosphate isomerase produces MRIHIATDHAGLEFSTRLQHHLAEAGHDVVDHGPLEYDPVDDYPAFCIRAAQAVVRDQAAGIDTLGIVFGGSGNGEQIAANKVAGIRAALVWNIATAELAREHNDANVIAIGARQHTFEEATTFIDRFIATPFSNEERHVRRIAQIADFERDGSLLPDPRAGIARPDVLEDASSSFDPEAG; encoded by the coding sequence ATGCGCATCCACATCGCCACGGATCACGCCGGCCTCGAGTTCTCGACGCGCCTGCAGCACCACCTCGCCGAAGCCGGTCACGACGTCGTCGACCACGGGCCCCTGGAATACGACCCGGTCGACGACTATCCGGCATTCTGCATCCGCGCCGCCCAGGCGGTCGTGCGTGATCAAGCGGCAGGCATCGACACGCTCGGCATCGTGTTCGGCGGCTCCGGCAACGGTGAGCAGATCGCGGCGAACAAGGTCGCGGGGATCCGAGCCGCACTGGTGTGGAACATCGCGACGGCCGAACTCGCCCGCGAGCACAACGACGCGAACGTGATCGCGATCGGCGCGCGCCAGCACACGTTCGAGGAGGCGACCACCTTCATCGACCGCTTCATCGCCACGCCGTTCTCGAACGAGGAGCGGCACGTGCGCCGCATCGCGCAGATCGCCGACTTCGAGCGCGACGGCTCGCTTCTTCCCGACCCGCGTGCGGGTATCGCGCGCCCCGATGTGCTCGAGGACGCGTCCAGCAGCTTCGACCCGGAAGCGGGCTGA
- a CDS encoding DNA-formamidopyrimidine glycosylase family protein, with product MPEGHSVHRIARQFDRNVVGHRVQASSPQGRFAEGAALLDGREALSVRAVGKQMFLEFEGDLWLRVHLGMYGAWDFAGEILVDPTIASANGRMGQTNQRGADTERIDDSAGENSLSSIGAPRKARGHVRMSEQTSGLDDTDATWPPPVVGQVRLRLLTEATCADLRGPTACEVLAPDQVQAVIAKLGPDPLVDDAAEGEERFTRVVRRKPTPIGLLLMDQSVVSGIGNVYRAELLFRARLDPHTPGRDVPEEVVRGLWRDWVRLLRIGVETGQMMTMDDLTPDEWRRAMAHRDDRHWVYHRAGLPCRISGTSIVLEEMGARKLYWCPVCQK from the coding sequence ATGCCCGAAGGACACTCTGTCCACCGGATCGCCCGGCAGTTCGATCGCAACGTCGTCGGACACCGGGTCCAGGCGTCGAGCCCGCAGGGGCGATTCGCCGAGGGTGCGGCGCTGCTGGACGGCCGCGAGGCGCTGTCGGTGCGGGCTGTCGGCAAGCAGATGTTCCTCGAGTTCGAGGGTGATCTCTGGCTGCGCGTGCACCTCGGGATGTACGGCGCCTGGGATTTCGCGGGCGAGATCCTCGTCGATCCGACGATCGCCTCCGCCAACGGACGCATGGGGCAGACGAATCAGCGCGGGGCCGACACGGAGCGCATCGACGACTCCGCCGGCGAGAACTCGCTGAGCTCGATCGGTGCACCGCGCAAGGCGCGTGGACACGTACGGATGTCGGAGCAGACGTCGGGACTGGACGACACCGACGCGACCTGGCCGCCCCCGGTCGTGGGCCAGGTGCGATTGCGGCTGCTGACCGAGGCCACGTGCGCCGACCTGCGCGGCCCCACCGCGTGCGAGGTGCTCGCTCCCGATCAGGTGCAGGCGGTCATCGCGAAGCTCGGGCCGGATCCCCTGGTGGACGACGCGGCCGAGGGTGAAGAGCGCTTCACACGCGTCGTCCGGCGCAAGCCCACGCCGATCGGGCTTCTGCTCATGGACCAGAGCGTCGTGAGCGGGATCGGCAACGTGTACCGCGCCGAGCTCCTGTTCCGTGCCCGCCTCGATCCCCACACGCCGGGGCGCGACGTGCCCGAGGAGGTCGTGCGCGGACTGTGGCGCGACTGGGTGAGGCTGCTGCGCATCGGGGTCGAGACCGGCCAGATGATGACGATGGACGACCTCACCCCCGATGAGTGGCGCCGGGCGATGGCGCATCGAGACGACCGTCACTGGGTCTACCACCGCGCGGGTCTGCCCTGTCGCATCAGCGGCACGTCGATCGTGCTGGAGGAGATGGGCGCGCGAAAGCTGTACTGGTGCCCGGTGTGCCAGAAGTGA